A window of Synechococcus sp. MEDNS5 contains these coding sequences:
- a CDS encoding ATP-binding cassette domain-containing protein: MMSASAFAPVLRLERVSKIYPTGEVLRDVTWEVKDGDRIGLVGVNGAGKSTQMKLIAGLEEPTSGQIVRQGEPRIAFLQQEFDVDPERTVREELFQAFGEAAQVLREQKQVELAMASEQAASDPEHLDQLIHRLGALQTRFESLHGYELDARIDKLLPTIGFTAEAAERLVKDYSGGWQMRIALGKILLQDPDLLLLDEPTNHLDVETIQWLEDYLKTQTAALVVISHDRAFLDQVCNQIVSTERGISRAYLGNYTAHLEQKALEQEATQAAFDRQQKDIAAQQAYIDRFRASATRSTQAKSREKQLEKVDRVEAPIESVAGPSFRFPPAPRSGAQVALIDNLTHSYGDKILFLGAELEVERGDRIAFVGPNGAGKSTLLRLVMGLETPDEGAATLGEHNIVASYFEQNQAEALDLGKKVIDTMFEAVPDWTQTQVRSLLGSFCFSNDSVFKDVGQLSGGEKARLALALMLLTPCNLLVLDEPTNHLDIPAKQMLEDALCAYEGAALLVSHDRYFISRVANRIVELRDGELVLYRGDYNYYLEKKTEERQATDEALQKAEQEAKRQAKRDKQKERDSRRKKVA; encoded by the coding sequence ATGATGAGTGCATCTGCCTTCGCCCCTGTGCTGCGACTTGAGCGCGTCAGCAAGATCTATCCGACGGGGGAGGTGCTCCGTGATGTGACCTGGGAGGTGAAAGACGGCGACCGCATTGGCCTTGTCGGCGTGAACGGCGCGGGGAAATCCACACAGATGAAACTGATCGCCGGGCTGGAGGAGCCCACTAGCGGTCAAATCGTTCGTCAGGGAGAACCGCGAATCGCCTTTCTTCAGCAGGAATTCGACGTGGACCCCGAGCGAACGGTTCGTGAAGAGCTGTTCCAGGCGTTTGGCGAAGCAGCGCAGGTGCTGCGTGAACAGAAACAGGTGGAGCTGGCCATGGCATCCGAGCAGGCTGCCTCCGATCCAGAGCATCTCGACCAGCTCATTCACCGCCTCGGGGCCCTTCAGACCCGATTTGAATCCCTGCACGGCTATGAGCTGGATGCTCGAATCGACAAACTGCTTCCCACCATCGGCTTCACAGCAGAAGCTGCCGAACGGCTCGTGAAGGACTATTCCGGTGGCTGGCAAATGCGCATCGCCCTCGGCAAGATCCTCCTCCAAGATCCAGATCTGCTGCTTCTCGACGAGCCGACCAATCACCTGGATGTGGAAACGATCCAATGGCTGGAGGACTACCTCAAGACGCAGACCGCGGCCTTGGTGGTGATCAGTCACGATCGAGCCTTTCTCGACCAGGTCTGCAATCAGATCGTGTCCACCGAGCGGGGAATCTCCCGCGCATACCTGGGGAACTACACAGCTCACCTCGAGCAGAAAGCTCTTGAACAGGAGGCCACCCAAGCTGCGTTTGATCGCCAGCAGAAGGACATCGCTGCCCAGCAGGCCTACATCGACCGCTTCCGCGCCAGTGCCACCCGCAGCACCCAGGCGAAAAGCCGGGAAAAACAGCTTGAGAAGGTGGATCGCGTGGAAGCACCGATCGAATCAGTCGCAGGGCCAAGCTTCCGCTTTCCCCCGGCACCTCGTTCCGGAGCCCAGGTGGCTCTGATCGACAACCTCACCCACAGCTATGGAGACAAAATCCTCTTCCTTGGCGCTGAGCTTGAAGTGGAGCGAGGGGACCGGATCGCCTTCGTTGGGCCTAATGGTGCGGGCAAATCCACTCTGTTGCGCCTGGTGATGGGGCTGGAAACGCCTGACGAAGGGGCCGCCACCCTTGGCGAACACAACATCGTGGCGAGCTATTTCGAACAGAACCAGGCGGAGGCGCTGGATCTCGGTAAAAAAGTGATCGACACCATGTTCGAAGCCGTACCGGACTGGACACAGACCCAGGTGCGCTCTCTTCTCGGAAGCTTTTGCTTCAGCAACGACAGCGTCTTCAAAGACGTGGGACAGCTCAGCGGCGGCGAGAAAGCACGCCTGGCCCTGGCCCTGATGCTTCTTACCCCCTGCAATCTGCTGGTTCTCGATGAGCCGACCAACCACCTCGACATTCCTGCCAAGCAAATGCTGGAGGACGCACTCTGTGCCTACGAGGGGGCAGCCCTACTCGTGTCCCACGACCGATATTTCATTTCCCGGGTCGCGAACCGGATCGTGGAACTCCGCGATGGAGAGCTTGTGCTCTACCGGGGGGATTACAACTACTACCTCGAGAAGAAAACGGAGGAGCGCCAAGCTACCGACGAGGCATTGCAGAAGGCGGAGCAGGAGGCCAAGCGCCAAGCCAAACGCGACAAGCAAAAAGAGCGCGATAGCCGTCGCAAAAAAGTTGCATAA